In Dehalococcoidia bacterium, a single genomic region encodes these proteins:
- a CDS encoding ABC transporter ATP-binding protein, producing the protein MSTLLDVRELVTRFYTQDGVIKAVNGVSFTVNKGETVALVGESGCGKTVTALSILRLIAQPPGKVISGEALLDETDLLKLSTEEIRKIRGARISMIFQEPMSSLNPVLTIGRQMTEQLELHRHLEREEALKEAIKLLALVGIPQAERRVKDYPHHFSGGMRQRVMIAMAISCKPQLVIADEPTTAVDVTIQSQLLELIRGITDEMGMSLILITHNLGVVARYAQRVYVMYAGTVVEHGVALEVYHHPFHPYTSGLLASVPRLDEPRKSRLAPIEGQPPDMMCPPEGCPFQPRCQYYITKCITEKPELVEIAPGHFSACWVASNGEMPWQKT; encoded by the coding sequence ATGTCAACACTGCTCGATGTCCGCGAATTGGTAACCCGCTTTTATACTCAAGACGGCGTAATCAAGGCCGTCAACGGGGTCTCCTTTACCGTTAATAAGGGGGAGACGGTGGCGCTTGTAGGTGAAAGCGGCTGCGGCAAAACTGTGACGGCACTATCTATCTTGCGCCTCATTGCCCAACCGCCTGGCAAGGTCATTTCGGGCGAAGCATTGTTGGACGAAACTGACCTTCTCAAACTCTCCACGGAAGAAATACGTAAGATACGCGGTGCTCGCATCTCTATGATATTCCAAGAGCCGATGAGCTCGCTCAACCCCGTGCTCACCATCGGCAGGCAGATGACCGAGCAACTCGAGCTTCATCGTCACCTTGAGCGTGAAGAAGCCCTAAAAGAGGCTATCAAACTGCTCGCCCTGGTTGGCATCCCCCAGGCGGAACGCAGGGTCAAAGACTATCCACACCACTTCAGTGGCGGCATGCGCCAGCGCGTCATGATAGCCATGGCCATTTCCTGCAAGCCTCAGCTCGTCATTGCGGACGAACCCACTACAGCCGTGGACGTCACTATTCAATCGCAACTACTTGAGCTTATAAGAGGCATTACCGATGAGATGGGGATGTCTCTCATCCTTATCACCCACAATCTGGGAGTGGTAGCCAGGTACGCTCAGAGAGTCTATGTCATGTATGCCGGGACGGTTGTCGAGCACGGAGTGGCTCTTGAAGTCTATCATCACCCCTTCCATCCCTATACCTCCGGACTGCTGGCATCTGTTCCGAGACTGGATGAGCCGCGCAAGTCGCGCCTGGCTCCCATTGAAGGCCAGCCCCCCGATATGATGTGTCCGCCGGAGGGTTGTCCTTTCCAGCCTCGTTGCCAGTACTATATAACGAAATGTATAACAGAAAAACCGGAGCTGGTGGAAATTGCTCCAGGCCATTTTTCAGCATGTTGGGTAGCATCTAACGGGGAGATGCCATGGCAGAAGACGTAA
- a CDS encoding ATP-binding cassette domain-containing protein gives MAEDVIIEINNLTKYFPITSGLFFRKKVAEVRAVDGVTFAIHRGETLGLVGESGCGKTTVGKCVLQLYRATSGEVIFEGKNLCELTENQLRPLRRKLQVIFQDPYDSLNPRFTAADIIGEPLQINSDVRGKEFDARIAELLDIVGLAPYMADRYPHEFSGGQRQRLGVARALALQPEFIVCDEPLSALDVSIQAQIINLLDDLQDKFGIAYLFISHDLSVVRHISDRVGVMYLGKMMELAPRDEIYKSPLHPYTQALLSAVPIPDPAVEAKRSVIVLKGEVPSPINPPSGCVFHPRCPKAFEDCSRVVPLLENAGSGHQVACLLYKTSWP, from the coding sequence ATGGCAGAAGACGTAATCATTGAAATAAATAACCTGACCAAATATTTCCCTATTACATCCGGTCTTTTTTTCCGGAAAAAGGTAGCGGAAGTCAGGGCGGTTGACGGCGTGACATTCGCTATCCATCGGGGAGAAACACTGGGGTTGGTGGGTGAGAGCGGATGCGGCAAAACCACCGTAGGCAAATGTGTCCTTCAATTGTACCGCGCCACATCCGGTGAGGTAATATTTGAAGGTAAAAACCTCTGTGAGCTTACTGAAAACCAGTTGCGGCCCCTGCGCCGCAAGCTGCAGGTCATTTTCCAAGACCCCTACGATTCACTCAACCCCCGTTTTACTGCGGCCGATATCATTGGCGAGCCTCTGCAGATAAATAGCGATGTACGAGGCAAAGAATTCGATGCGCGCATTGCCGAGTTGCTGGACATCGTCGGGCTGGCGCCATATATGGCCGACCGCTATCCGCATGAGTTCAGCGGCGGGCAGAGGCAGCGTCTGGGGGTAGCCCGCGCGCTTGCCCTTCAGCCCGAGTTCATCGTCTGCGACGAACCGCTTTCCGCTCTTGACGTTTCCATTCAGGCACAGATCATCAACCTGCTCGACGATCTTCAGGACAAATTCGGCATCGCCTATCTCTTCATCTCGCACGACCTTTCGGTGGTACGCCACATCAGCGACCGCGTGGGTGTCATGTATCTGGGGAAGATGATGGAACTTGCGCCGCGGGATGAAATCTACAAGTCGCCCCTCCATCCTTATACCCAGGCATTGCTCTCGGCTGTGCCCATACCCGATCCTGCAGTGGAAGCCAAACGTTCTGTTATCGTGCTTAAAGGTGAAGTACCGAGCCCTATCAACCCGCCCTCCGGCTGCGTATTTCACCCCAGGTGCCCCAAGGCATTCGAAGACTGCTCCAGGGTCGTTCCTTTACTTGAGAACGCCGGCAGCGGGCACCAGGTGGCCTGCCTTTTGTACAAGACCTCCTGGCCATAG
- a CDS encoding acetyl-CoA carboxylase biotin carboxylase subunit yields the protein MINKILVANRGEIAIRIMRACRELGIKSVAVYSEADKNALFAKYADEAYHIGPAQASESYLNINKIIEAALLSGAQAIHPGYGFLSENPSFGYACEQAGIKFVGPSSKVLALMGNKIAARVEMKKAGVPVVPGCEELVTTLPQAKAIATRVGYPVIVKPCGGGGGIGMKVASCEADLEAAIAGSQQMAGKAFGVPDVYIEKFISQPRHIEFQIMGDSQGNVVYLGERECSIQRRYQKLIEESPSPAITPELRRKMGDIAVKAGKWVGYESAGTVEFIFSGGEFYFMEANTRVQVEHPVTEMVTGIDIVKEQIRIAQGHSLSFKQEDIRLNGWAIECRINAEDPLSDFAPSTGKLRGYRSPGGVGVRVDSGVHTRYTIPYMYDPMISKLIVWGRDRPEAIARMKRALYEYIIVGVKTNIPFHKAVMANPRFVSGDFGTHFIDRETTLLEDMKRIMEQEKPLEEKLSEIFDDTRRIAAIAAVTAITHNNLPEATSKEE from the coding sequence GTGATAAATAAAATTCTGGTAGCCAACCGCGGCGAAATCGCCATCCGCATCATGCGCGCCTGCCGCGAGCTGGGCATCAAGTCCGTGGCGGTCTATTCCGAGGCGGACAAAAACGCCCTTTTCGCCAAGTACGCCGACGAAGCCTACCACATCGGCCCGGCGCAGGCCTCGGAAAGCTACCTGAACATCAACAAGATTATCGAAGCGGCATTACTCTCAGGCGCGCAGGCCATCCACCCCGGATACGGATTCCTCTCGGAAAATCCCAGCTTTGGCTATGCCTGCGAACAGGCGGGCATCAAGTTCGTGGGGCCGTCGAGCAAGGTGCTGGCGCTTATGGGCAACAAGATTGCCGCCAGGGTGGAGATGAAGAAAGCCGGCGTCCCGGTCGTGCCCGGCTGCGAGGAACTGGTCACCACCCTGCCGCAGGCCAAAGCTATCGCTACCAGGGTGGGCTATCCGGTTATCGTCAAACCCTGCGGGGGCGGAGGCGGCATCGGCATGAAGGTGGCCTCCTGCGAGGCCGACCTGGAAGCGGCCATCGCCGGTTCACAGCAGATGGCGGGCAAGGCTTTCGGCGTGCCCGATGTCTATATCGAAAAATTCATCAGCCAGCCGCGCCATATCGAGTTCCAAATCATGGGCGACAGCCAGGGCAACGTGGTCTATCTCGGGGAGCGTGAATGCTCCATACAGCGCCGTTACCAGAAGCTCATCGAGGAAAGCCCGTCTCCGGCCATCACGCCGGAGCTGCGGCGCAAGATGGGCGACATAGCCGTAAAAGCCGGCAAGTGGGTGGGCTACGAGAGCGCCGGCACCGTGGAATTCATCTTCTCCGGCGGCGAGTTTTACTTCATGGAGGCCAACACGCGCGTGCAGGTGGAGCACCCGGTGACCGAGATGGTGACCGGCATCGACATCGTCAAGGAGCAGATACGCATCGCTCAGGGGCATTCACTCTCATTCAAGCAAGAGGACATCAGGCTCAACGGCTGGGCTATAGAATGCCGCATCAACGCGGAAGACCCGCTGTCAGATTTCGCACCATCCACCGGCAAGCTGCGCGGCTACCGCTCGCCCGGCGGCGTCGGCGTCAGGGTGGACTCCGGTGTGCACACGCGTTACACCATCCCGTATATGTATGACCCCATGATATCCAAGCTTATCGTCTGGGGCAGGGACCGCCCGGAAGCCATCGCGCGCATGAAACGCGCCCTCTACGAGTACATCATCGTGGGCGTTAAGACCAACATACCCTTCCACAAGGCCGTCATGGCCAACCCGCGCTTCGTGTCCGGAGATTTCGGCACGCACTTCATAGACCGCGAGACGACGCTCCTGGAAGATATGAAGCGCATCATGGAGCAGGAAAAGCCCCTCGAAGAGAAGCTCTCCGAGATATTCGACGATACCAGGCGCATCGCCGCCATCGCCGCGGTGACGGCCATCACCCACAACAACTTGCCCGAGGCCACCTCGAAAGAGGAATAG
- a CDS encoding peptide ABC transporter substrate-binding protein has protein sequence MVKKNDNLTVSRRDFLKTAGALGLLAAAGSSVPLSIFSTSCTQGQPAGSQVLTVNLSGEPAQIDPNRASWAAERSVIGQVFEGLLGFDKNLAVIPVVAKEMPSVANKGISSDGKTYTFNLKTNVTWSDGTKVMAKDFAYSIVRMLDPDLATEYASFYYPIAGAEAYNGAGSKTAAEKAALKAAVGVKATGDYTLQVTLEDPYPVFLQIMSLWPVYPVREDIITANGEKWTEAGKYIGNGPFVMTEWVHQDHITFEPNAKYWGTKPKLTKITYKMITDANAALAAYKAGELDMSGVPVGTEKTTMADPSLSPQIVRNADLVTFAFQFNVHTAPYDNLTLRKALSTAVDRASFVDKVRGGVGKVALSWIPPGMPGYDATIGTEYSFDVTKAKALLATALTELKLADASKLALKFQFSDTASNKTMAQFLQGQLKDNLGIDLTLEPMESKSFSQMVNANKHTWAWFGWGADYPDPDNWLPQLFGTGAGNNHTTYSNPAFDALAKQAGKELDNTKRLQMWSDAHKMVMADAPIVTMFYRERFILVKPYLKGLTPTGMDGQIMGDQFWTKVTIEK, from the coding sequence ATGGTTAAAAAAAATGATAATTTAACTGTTTCGAGAAGAGATTTCCTGAAGACCGCCGGGGCTCTGGGCCTTCTGGCTGCCGCCGGTAGCTCTGTTCCGCTTAGTATTTTCTCCACCAGTTGCACCCAGGGACAACCCGCTGGGTCGCAGGTACTGACTGTAAACCTTTCAGGCGAGCCAGCCCAGATTGACCCCAACAGGGCTTCTTGGGCTGCAGAGCGTTCTGTCATAGGTCAGGTCTTCGAGGGGTTGCTGGGTTTTGACAAAAATTTGGCCGTAATCCCCGTGGTTGCCAAGGAAATGCCGTCTGTGGCTAACAAAGGTATTTCATCTGATGGCAAAACCTACACATTCAATTTGAAGACCAACGTCACCTGGAGCGATGGCACCAAGGTAATGGCAAAGGATTTTGCCTATAGCATCGTGCGTATGCTGGATCCGGACCTGGCAACCGAGTATGCATCGTTCTACTATCCAATTGCAGGCGCTGAAGCCTACAATGGCGCCGGCAGCAAGACAGCCGCAGAGAAAGCCGCATTAAAGGCTGCCGTTGGCGTAAAAGCTACCGGAGACTACACTCTTCAGGTTACTCTTGAGGATCCCTATCCTGTATTCCTCCAGATTATGTCTTTGTGGCCGGTTTACCCGGTGCGCGAAGATATCATCACCGCTAACGGCGAAAAATGGACCGAGGCCGGCAAATATATCGGCAACGGCCCGTTCGTCATGACAGAATGGGTACATCAGGACCATATCACCTTCGAACCGAATGCTAAATACTGGGGCACCAAGCCCAAGCTCACCAAGATAACCTACAAGATGATTACTGACGCCAACGCCGCGCTCGCGGCTTATAAGGCCGGCGAGCTCGATATGAGCGGTGTTCCCGTTGGTACCGAAAAAACCACCATGGCAGACCCCTCGCTCAGCCCCCAGATCGTGCGCAACGCTGACCTGGTAACCTTCGCTTTCCAATTCAATGTACACACTGCTCCGTACGATAACCTGACACTGCGCAAGGCGCTCTCTACCGCCGTTGACCGCGCTTCCTTTGTTGACAAGGTTCGCGGCGGCGTGGGCAAAGTAGCCCTGTCATGGATCCCTCCTGGCATGCCTGGTTATGATGCTACCATTGGCACGGAGTATTCTTTCGACGTTACCAAAGCCAAGGCCTTACTGGCTACAGCCCTCACCGAGCTTAAACTGGCTGATGCCAGCAAACTCGCCCTTAAATTCCAGTTCTCGGATACTGCCAGCAACAAGACCATGGCGCAATTCCTGCAGGGCCAACTCAAGGATAATCTGGGAATTGACCTGACCCTGGAACCGATGGAGTCAAAGTCTTTCTCGCAAATGGTCAACGCCAATAAGCATACCTGGGCGTGGTTTGGCTGGGGCGCGGACTACCCCGACCCCGACAACTGGCTGCCTCAGCTCTTTGGAACCGGCGCCGGCAACAACCACACCACTTATTCCAACCCGGCTTTCGATGCACTGGCCAAGCAAGCGGGTAAAGAGCTTGACAATACCAAGCGCCTGCAGATGTGGTCTGACGCTCATAAGATGGTCATGGCGGATGCTCCTATCGTCACCATGTTCTACCGCGAGCGCTTTATCCTGGTCAAGCCGTATCTCAAGGGTCTCACTCCCACCGGTATGGATGGCCAGATTATGGGCGACCAGTTCTGGACCAAAGTTACTATAGAAAAATAG
- the oadA gene encoding oxaloacetate decarboxylase subunit alpha, whose translation MATLITDTTLRDAHQSLIATRMRTRDMLDILGELDQVGFFSLEVWGGATFDSCIRFLNEDPWERLKAIRQKVKNTRLQMLLRGQNLVGYRHYADDVVREFVRLSVKNGIDVFRIFDALNDIRNMEASIKAIKEFGGHIQGVICYTTSPVHTLERFAEMAVELENRGCDSLCIKDMAGLISPHAAVELVGTIKQRVSIPIDLHSHCTSGMAPISYYAAAAAGANILDTAFSAFGWGTSQPPTESIVAALQGTPYDTGLDLAKLNEINEYFLNLTNKYRLLFTAEATRPNAAVLLHQIPGGMISNLVSQLREQKALDRLQDVYAEIPRVRADLGYPPLVTPTSQVVGTQAVLNVLSGQRYKQVTRETKNYLLGQYGAAAGEVNEDVRRAVIGDEKPITVRPADLLPPEMSKARDESQKLGIMHKEEDVVTYALYPEVATKFLRGELKEEALSQPQAQAAGAQATPAVAGAFPTEFSVDVDGEIFSVKVSPVSGKVVEASKPKKARADQKGAVLAPMNGMILSIRAKVGTKVAQGEVVATIEAMKMASEICSPHAGTVSEVYAYEGELVNAKDVIMVVEASDK comes from the coding sequence ATGGCAACACTCATCACGGATACCACCCTCAGGGATGCCCATCAATCTTTAATAGCTACCCGCATGCGGACCCGCGACATGCTGGATATCCTCGGCGAACTCGACCAGGTGGGTTTTTTTTCGCTCGAGGTCTGGGGCGGCGCAACTTTTGACAGCTGCATACGTTTCCTCAACGAAGACCCCTGGGAGCGCCTCAAGGCCATAAGACAGAAGGTTAAGAATACGCGCCTGCAGATGTTGCTGCGCGGCCAGAACCTGGTCGGGTACCGCCACTATGCCGACGATGTCGTGCGCGAGTTCGTGCGACTTTCCGTTAAAAACGGCATAGATGTCTTCCGCATTTTTGACGCTTTAAATGACATTCGCAACATGGAAGCCTCCATCAAGGCTATTAAAGAATTCGGGGGACACATACAGGGCGTGATATGCTACACCACCAGCCCGGTGCACACCCTGGAACGTTTTGCCGAAATGGCGGTTGAACTTGAGAATCGCGGCTGCGATTCCCTGTGCATCAAGGACATGGCCGGGCTCATTTCGCCTCATGCTGCGGTGGAACTCGTCGGAACCATCAAGCAAAGGGTAAGCATACCGATCGATCTGCATTCGCACTGCACCAGCGGCATGGCGCCCATCAGTTACTATGCCGCCGCGGCGGCAGGGGCAAATATACTGGACACGGCTTTCTCGGCTTTCGGCTGGGGAACTTCTCAACCCCCAACTGAAAGCATTGTGGCCGCCCTGCAGGGCACCCCGTACGATACGGGACTAGACCTGGCCAAGCTCAACGAAATAAATGAGTATTTTCTCAATCTCACCAATAAGTACAGGCTGTTGTTTACCGCGGAAGCCACCCGTCCAAACGCCGCGGTACTATTGCATCAGATACCGGGCGGCATGATATCCAACCTGGTGAGCCAGCTCAGGGAGCAAAAGGCGCTCGACAGGCTGCAGGACGTCTATGCCGAGATTCCCCGCGTGCGCGCCGACCTGGGTTATCCGCCGCTGGTCACGCCTACCAGCCAGGTAGTAGGGACTCAGGCTGTGCTTAACGTGCTCTCTGGCCAGCGCTACAAGCAGGTGACGCGCGAGACCAAGAACTATCTTCTGGGTCAGTATGGTGCGGCTGCCGGTGAAGTGAACGAAGATGTCAGGCGCGCTGTCATCGGAGATGAAAAACCCATCACCGTGCGCCCGGCCGACCTGCTGCCGCCCGAAATGAGTAAGGCTCGGGACGAATCTCAAAAGCTGGGCATAATGCATAAAGAAGAAGACGTCGTTACCTATGCCCTGTATCCCGAAGTAGCGACCAAATTCCTGCGCGGCGAGTTAAAAGAAGAAGCGCTGTCACAGCCTCAAGCCCAAGCGGCAGGCGCTCAAGCTACGCCTGCGGTTGCGGGGGCTTTCCCCACCGAGTTCAGCGTGGACGTGGACGGCGAGATTTTCAGCGTCAAGGTGTCGCCGGTGAGCGGCAAGGTGGTTGAAGCATCCAAACCGAAAAAAGCCAGAGCCGACCAGAAAGGCGCCGTGCTGGCTCCCATGAACGGCATGATTCTTTCCATCCGCGCCAAAGTAGGGACCAAAGTAGCCCAGGGCGAAGTGGTGGCCACCATCGAAGCGATGAAGATGGCCAGCGAGATATGTTCCCCGCATGCCGGCACCGTCAGCGAGGTATACGCTTACGAGGGCGAGCTGGTGAATGCCAAAGATGTCATTATGGTCGTAGAAGCAAGTGATAAATAA
- a CDS encoding ABC transporter permease, with product MGKYIIRRLLWMVLVLFVVAFITFCLMHLVPGGPWDRDKALPPQVIENLNRKYGLDQPFLIQFKNYIFNSLRGDLGVSYIYQDRSVTSIVMGGLPISATLGIVAFLLSIIIGIPLGIAAALKQNSFIDYFAVIFATIFASIPNFVLGILLMIIFSLMLHWFPTSGWGSVRQVLMPAFALAALPAAYMARISRASMLDVTRQDYIRTARAKGLAERIVLVRHILRNAMIPVVTIAGPELAALVTGSFIIESLFSIPGIGRLFVQGVFQRDYGLIMGTVLFYAFAIAIINLVVDILYGMIDPRIRYD from the coding sequence ATGGGCAAATATATTATCCGCCGGCTCCTTTGGATGGTGCTGGTTCTTTTTGTAGTGGCCTTTATCACCTTCTGTCTCATGCACCTCGTTCCCGGCGGACCCTGGGACCGAGACAAGGCACTCCCACCCCAGGTAATCGAAAATCTCAATAGAAAATACGGACTGGATCAGCCGTTTCTAATCCAGTTTAAAAACTACATATTCAACTCTTTAAGGGGAGACCTCGGCGTCTCCTATATATATCAAGACCGCTCGGTCACCTCCATTGTCATGGGAGGCTTGCCTATCTCCGCTACGCTTGGTATAGTAGCCTTTTTACTGTCAATAATAATCGGCATTCCATTGGGCATCGCCGCCGCCCTCAAACAGAATTCTTTTATAGACTATTTTGCGGTAATTTTTGCCACTATCTTTGCCAGCATCCCCAACTTCGTTCTGGGTATCCTTCTGATGATTATCTTTTCACTTATGCTCCACTGGTTCCCCACGAGCGGATGGGGTTCTGTTCGACAGGTTCTGATGCCGGCTTTTGCCTTAGCGGCCCTACCGGCAGCCTATATGGCTCGTATCAGCCGCGCCAGCATGTTAGATGTTACACGCCAGGACTATATCCGTACCGCCCGTGCCAAGGGTCTGGCTGAGAGAATCGTATTGGTCAGGCACATTTTACGCAACGCCATGATACCCGTGGTCACTATCGCCGGCCCTGAACTAGCGGCTCTGGTCACCGGTTCCTTTATTATTGAAAGCCTGTTTTCAATACCGGGCATTGGCAGGCTCTTTGTGCAGGGCGTTTTTCAGCGCGATTACGGCCTGATTATGGGCACCGTGCTTTTCTACGCCTTTGCCATCGCTATTATCAATCTTGTCGTAGATATATTGTACGGAATGATAGACCCGAGAATCCGATATGACTGA
- a CDS encoding ABC transporter permease — protein MTDIKPSVSSETAEVCQPRPHRTLWVDAWIRLRRNRLAVAGAIIILIFALGAIFAPLITKYNFDKQDLDSIMLSPSTTHWFGTDELGRDVFARMLYGARTSLAVGIFTQLIVLAIGLPVGAFAGSIGGRVDNLLMRFVDIMYGFPDILLIILLSAALRGSSFANLGGGIFVIFLAIGLVAWVNVSRLVRGQVLSLKQRDFVTAARAMGGKSGYITLRHLLPNSLGPIIVAITFGVPRAIFAEAALSYIGIGVKPPTPSWGAMIRDGYNVMFSAPYLVIVPAVAIAIIMLAFTFLGDGLRDALDPRSRR, from the coding sequence ATGACTGATATCAAACCGTCCGTCTCATCGGAAACCGCCGAAGTATGCCAGCCGCGTCCGCACCGTACGCTGTGGGTTGATGCCTGGATAAGGCTCAGACGAAACCGACTGGCTGTAGCCGGAGCTATCATCATTCTTATTTTCGCCCTTGGAGCTATTTTCGCTCCTCTGATTACGAAATATAATTTCGACAAACAGGACCTTGATTCTATTATGCTTTCCCCAAGTACCACCCATTGGTTCGGGACAGACGAGCTCGGGCGTGATGTGTTCGCCCGCATGTTGTACGGGGCCCGGACATCGCTCGCCGTAGGTATTTTTACCCAGTTAATCGTGCTGGCAATAGGACTCCCCGTTGGCGCGTTTGCGGGGTCTATAGGCGGAAGGGTGGATAATCTTCTGATGCGCTTCGTGGATATTATGTATGGGTTTCCTGATATTCTGCTCATCATCCTCCTTAGCGCCGCTCTGCGCGGTTCCAGCTTCGCTAATTTAGGTGGTGGTATCTTCGTCATATTCCTGGCTATCGGGCTGGTTGCCTGGGTGAATGTGTCCCGGCTCGTGCGCGGCCAGGTACTATCTTTGAAACAGAGGGACTTTGTCACCGCAGCTCGTGCTATGGGTGGTAAAAGCGGCTATATCACCCTTCGGCACCTTTTACCCAATTCACTCGGCCCGATTATCGTAGCCATCACTTTCGGTGTCCCGCGCGCCATTTTCGCTGAAGCAGCTTTAAGTTACATCGGAATAGGCGTGAAACCGCCGACTCCGAGCTGGGGCGCCATGATAAGAGATGGTTATAATGTTATGTTTTCCGCTCCATATCTGGTAATAGTGCCCGCAGTGGCAATCGCCATTATCATGTTAGCTTTTACCTTCCTGGGCGATGGCCTGCGCGACGCACTTGACCCCCGGTCTAGAAGGTAA
- a CDS encoding epoxyqueuosine reductase: MPRPISELIESLAKNGCKAQVVSISRLAEAESALLELKRSGSISTDFYPELTKYFDFDYKAALPEARSIVIVASPQLPTRVFFGSHAVIIPPTYIYLDIWKKQTELVTDFLRPRGYHVARARLPFKTLAARSGLGRYGRNNICYIPGMGSFFRLAAFYSDMPCKDDGWGAPKVMKLCQTCKLCMDKCPTGCIPADRFLIHADRCLTHFNESENPLPAWLNPEWHNALLGCMICQKVCPLNKELSEKSENAIEKFILAETQEILAGTAQENLRPTTVTKLESLCLADSDVYPILKRNLSLLMPE; the protein is encoded by the coding sequence ATGCCCAGGCCTATTTCTGAGCTTATCGAATCCCTGGCAAAAAATGGATGCAAAGCTCAGGTCGTCTCCATCTCTCGTCTGGCAGAAGCAGAATCAGCTCTCCTTGAACTGAAACGTTCAGGCTCGATCAGCACCGATTTTTATCCCGAACTGACAAAGTACTTCGACTTCGACTATAAAGCCGCTCTGCCTGAAGCCCGCTCTATTGTCATTGTAGCTTCACCTCAACTTCCCACCCGGGTTTTCTTCGGAAGCCATGCCGTGATAATCCCTCCGACTTACATCTATTTGGATATCTGGAAGAAACAGACCGAACTGGTAACGGATTTTTTACGGCCAAGGGGATATCACGTAGCTAGAGCCAGACTGCCCTTCAAGACACTGGCAGCGCGCAGCGGACTCGGCAGATATGGCCGGAACAACATATGTTATATCCCCGGGATGGGAAGCTTTTTCCGTCTGGCAGCATTCTACTCCGACATGCCATGTAAAGATGACGGCTGGGGTGCACCCAAAGTCATGAAGCTGTGCCAGACATGCAAATTGTGTATGGACAAATGCCCCACCGGGTGCATACCTGCTGACCGGTTCCTGATACACGCGGACAGGTGCCTTACCCATTTCAATGAAAGTGAAAATCCCCTCCCCGCCTGGCTCAATCCTGAATGGCATAATGCCTTGCTGGGTTGCATGATATGTCAGAAGGTTTGCCCTTTGAATAAGGAACTTTCAGAAAAATCAGAAAACGCCATAGAAAAATTCATCTTGGCCGAGACGCAGGAAATACTGGCGGGGACTGCGCAGGAAAACCTCAGGCCGACCACTGTTACCAAACTCGAATCGCTTTGTCTAGCTGACAGCGATGTTTATCCAATTCTAAAACGTAATCTATCTTTGCTCAT